The Halictus rubicundus isolate RS-2024b chromosome 3, iyHalRubi1_principal, whole genome shotgun sequence genome includes a region encoding these proteins:
- the LOC143352534 gene encoding protein YIPF1, with translation MDRSQTQPSDSQFISFQDFPSINHGVTGDQAQLHVHTSSHQGFNNLSNDTSGMGIIEDLQGMPDKTEATSHSFWTIEYYQKFFNVSTNDVVERIKRSMVPHGSENYLISHIRPNPDLYGPFWVCVTLVFSIAVSGNIADYLQTANSSKYHWKYDFHIVSHAATCIFLYAWLLPLALWGALKWTTSARDTDEELIEAYATPGLLEMLCLYGYSLAIYIPVAFLWTIQIQWLQWSLVIVATFLSGGVLLRSLLPVIAGRYRVIYVGVILGLHILIAVGFRLYFFHMPSNKITPPIEMAPVRNITK, from the exons ATGGACAGAAGTCAGACGCAGCCGAGTGATTCACAGTTCATCTCCTTCCAAGATTTCCCCTCGATAAACCACGGAGTGACCGGCGATCAGGCGCAATTACATGTCCACACTTCTAGTCATCAAGGTTTCAATAACCTATCAAATGACACATCTGGTATGGGCATTATCGAGGACCTCCAGGGAATGCCGGATAAAACCGAAG CCACATCACACAGCTTCTGGACAATAGAGTACTATCAAAAGTTCTTCAATGTCAGCACAAACGATGTTGTGGAGAGAATCAAACGGTCCATGGTACCGCATGGCAGTGAAAACTACTTGATATCTCATATAAGGCCCAATCCAGATCTGTACGGTCCCTTCTGGGTCTGTGTCACACTAGTATTTTCCATAGCTGTTAGCGGGAACATAGCTGACTACTTGCAGACTGCGAATTCCAGCAAATACCACTGGAAATACGATTTCCACATTGTGTCCCATGCTGCTACTTGTATATTTTTGTACGCGTGGTTGCTACCACTTGCGTTGTGGGGAGCATTAAAATGGACCACCAGTGCTAGGGACACCGACGAGGAATTAATTGAG gcATATGCAACCCCTGGGCTCCTGGAGATGCTCTGTTTGTACGGATATTCCCTGGCCATCTACATTCCTGTAGCTTTTCTATGGACAATACAGATTCAATGGTTACAGTGGAGTTTAGTCATTGTAGCGACCTTCCTTTCTGGCGGAGTCTTGCTCAGATCCCTGTTACCTGTTATTGCAG GAAGGTATAGAGTGATCTACGTAGGTGTGATCCTAGGACTGCACATTTTGATAGCAGTGGGATTCAGATTGTACTTCTTCCACATGCCATCAAACAAGATTACTCCTCCAATAGAAATGGCCCCTGTAAGGAACATAACTAAATAA